CAATGACGATTGCCGTACTATATTTATGTCAAAAATTAGCAAAACTACAATTTATCCAGCCTTGCACAATCTTTGGTAAAGAATCATTAACAATAATGTACATCCATATTTTTGCGAATGCTGTTTTTTCACAGTTTTTCGATTATGGACCGTTATTGTACACAATGATTGGTTTAGCTGTGCCTATGATTGCGAAGAAATTTATTATTGAATCACAACCTACTATAAAACCATTATTCATTGGTTTAAATGTAAAACGAAAACATTTTAAAGTAAGAACTGCATAAAAAAAAATAGCCCTAGGGCTATTTTTTTATTTTAATGTAGCAATAGCTGCGTCTGTACCTCTTTGAATTGAGCCAGTTGCTGTAACTTTAATATTTTCTAGCGCATCTCCATTTGTAAAAATAACTGGAGTAATTGTGCTTTTTGCATTTTCTTTTATATAGTCCATATTGAATGTTAATAAATGATCTCCAGCATTAACTTTTTGTCCTTCTGTTATATGCGCATCGAAACCTTCACCATTTAGTTTAACTGTTTCTAGTCCAACATGGATTAAGATTTCAACACCTTCATTTGAACGAATTCCAATAGCGTGTTTTGTATGGAATACTTGTACGATTTCTCCATCAAAAGGAGCTACTACAACACCTTCAGAAGGTGTAATAGCAAATCCATCACCCATCATTTTTTCTGCAAATACAGGATCTGGTACTTCAGATAGTGGATGTATTTCTCCAGTTAATGGCGCTTTAATGACAACTTCCTTAGCTGCTTCTTTAGTTACAGGAGCAGATCCTTGTTGTTGTTCTTCCTCTAAACCGAACATTTTTTTTAATTTGTTAAACATAATACTCACCTTTTCTTTAATTTAGATTCCAGTCTTATCATTATCTTTTCAGAAAAA
This genomic interval from Gottfriedia acidiceleris contains the following:
- a CDS encoding PTS sugar transporter subunit IIA — its product is MFNKLKKMFGLEEEQQQGSAPVTKEAAKEVVIKAPLTGEIHPLSEVPDPVFAEKMMGDGFAITPSEGVVVAPFDGEIVQVFHTKHAIGIRSNEGVEILIHVGLETVKLNGEGFDAHITEGQKVNAGDHLLTFNMDYIKENAKSTITPVIFTNGDALENIKVTATGSIQRGTDAAIATLK